The Geodermatophilaceae bacterium NBWT11 genome has a segment encoding these proteins:
- a CDS encoding ABC transporter permease, translated as MRTVYRRPLTTLDDLGDQLGFYGRALAWTPRTLKRYKRETFRLLAEVSFGTGALAVIGGTVGVIAFLSFFTGTEVGLQGYAALDQLGTSAFTGFLSAYFNTREIAPLVAGLALSATVGCGFTAQIGAMRINEEIDALEVMGVPSLPFLVTTRIVAGFVAVIPLYVIGLLTSYFATRTITTVVYGQSAGTYDHYFNLFLPPQDVLWSFLKVLVFSVVIILSHCYYGYRAGGGPAGVGLAVGRAVRFSIVGVMVIDLFLSLAIWGSTTTVRIAG; from the coding sequence GTGCGCACGGTCTACCGCCGTCCGCTGACCACGCTGGACGACCTCGGCGACCAGCTCGGCTTCTACGGCCGCGCGCTGGCCTGGACGCCCCGCACGCTCAAGCGCTACAAGCGGGAGACGTTCCGGCTGCTGGCCGAGGTCAGCTTCGGCACCGGCGCGCTCGCGGTCATCGGCGGCACGGTCGGCGTCATCGCCTTCCTGTCCTTCTTCACCGGCACCGAGGTCGGCCTGCAGGGCTACGCCGCGCTGGACCAGCTGGGCACCTCGGCGTTCACCGGGTTCCTCTCCGCCTACTTCAACACCCGGGAGATCGCCCCGCTGGTGGCCGGGCTCGCGCTGTCGGCGACCGTCGGCTGCGGGTTCACCGCCCAGATCGGTGCGATGCGGATCAACGAGGAGATCGACGCCCTCGAGGTCATGGGCGTGCCCTCGCTGCCCTTCCTGGTGACCACCCGCATCGTCGCGGGCTTCGTCGCGGTGATCCCGCTCTACGTGATCGGCCTGCTCACCAGCTACTTCGCCACCCGCACCATCACCACGGTGGTCTACGGGCAGTCCGCGGGCACCTACGACCACTACTTCAACCTGTTCCTGCCCCCGCAGGACGTGCTGTGGTCCTTCCTCAAGGTGCTGGTCTTCAGCGTCGTGATCATCCTGAGCCACTGCTACTACGGCTACCGCGCCGGTGGCGGGCCGGCCGGGGTGGGCCTGGCCGTGGGCCGGGCCGTCCGCTTCTCGATCGTGGGCGTGATGGTCATCGACCTGTTCCTGTCCCTGGCCATCTGGGGCTCCACCACGACGGTGAGGATCGCGGGATGA